One Dioscorea cayenensis subsp. rotundata cultivar TDr96_F1 chromosome 17, TDr96_F1_v2_PseudoChromosome.rev07_lg8_w22 25.fasta, whole genome shotgun sequence DNA window includes the following coding sequences:
- the LOC120281275 gene encoding UDP-glycosyltransferase 73C1-like codes for MTKQTTIINGFNNNTTTTPPHVVIVPLMAQGHIIPMLDMARLLAERGVLVTFITTPVNASRIKSIIARMHESNLHINFIEIPFPCAEAGLPSAAKNCDLLPSKDLVLHKIYETVTDEFEEIAVPGLTDNDDDVVSQSFKVCKLHAPGWFNAPGLEKLRDEALYAEETADGVVMNTFDDVEPMMIFCARIERGNKAAVDPEKLFGWLDSMEERSVLYVSFGSLARMKVGQILEIGSGLEASGVPSIWVIKDVEMCSEVEEWLEGFQKRMSLRSFVIKGWAPQAVILSHKAIGGFVSHCGWNSTLEAVSNGVPMITWPQFVDQFLNERLVVELLRIGIAIGVKKPVLYYGEDEIPVKKDDVERAVRSLMGDGVEAEERRIRAREIKKKAIKAMEEGAGSSYENITRFVEYIKHEPCKDVRGTAV; via the exons ATGACCAAACAAACAACCATCATCAATGGCTTCAACAACAACACTACTACAACACCTCCTCATGTTGTTATAGTGCCACTAATGGCACAAGGACACATAATCCCGATGCTTGACATGGCACGGCTGCTGGCCGAGCGCGGGGTCCTCGTCACCTTCATCACAACCCCAGTGAACGCGTCGCGCATCAAATCGATCATAGCCCGCATGCACGAGTCCAACCTTCATATAAACTTCATCGAGATCCCTTTCCCCTGCGCCGAAGCTGGCCTTCCCTCGGCTGCGAAAAACTGTGACCTCCTCCCTTCTAAAGACCTCGTT CTGCATAAGATTTATGAGACTGTTACTGACGAGTTTGAGGAAATTGCTGTGCCCGGCTTGactgataatgatgatgatgttgttagTCAGAGCTTTAAGGTATGTAAATTGCACGCACCAGGGTGGTTTAACGCACCGGGTTTGGAGAAGTTACGTGATGAGGCTTTGTATGCAGAGGAAACTGCTGATGGAGTGGTTATGAACACTTTCGATGATGTTGAGCCTAT GATGATTTTTTGTGCTAGGATTGAGAGAGGGAATAAGGCTGCAGTGGATCCAGAGAAGTTGTTCGGTTGGCTTGACTCTATGGAGGAAAGGTCTGTGCTTTATGTTAGTTTTGGTAGTTTGGCACGGATGAAAGTGGGACAGATATTAGAGATTGGGTCAGGACTAGAGGCTTCTGGGGTTCCTTCTATTTGGGTCATCAAGGATGTGGAGATGTGTTCGGAGGTTGAAGAGTGGTTGGAAGGGTTCCAGAAGAGGATGAGTTTGAGGAGTTTTGTTATCAAGGGATGGGCCCCACAAGCCGTGATACTCTCACATAAGGCTATTGGTGGTTTTGTTAGTCATTGTGGATGGAACTCAACCTTGGAAGCAGTGTCAAATGGTGTGCCAATGATCACTTGGCCGCAGTTTGTAGACCAGTTCTTGAATGAGAGGTTGGTTGTGGAGTTGTTGAGGATTGGAATTGCTATTGGAGTGAAGAAGCCTGTGCTTTATTATGGTGAGGATGAGATTCCGGTTAAGAAGGATGACGTGGAGAGGGCTGTGAGGAGTTTGATGGGTGATGGCGTGGAGGCCGAGGAGAGGAGGATAAGGGCTAGAGAGATTAAAAAGAAGGCTATTAAGGCCATGGAAGAAGGTGCAGGTTCTTCTTATGAGAATATTACTAGGTTCGTTGAATACATCAAGCATGAACCTTGCAAGGATGTGCGAGGGACTGcagtttaa
- the LOC120281276 gene encoding UDP-glycosyltransferase 73C6-like yields MVELRSLAGKKKTGVEISRMDSTTRVASVELHSHAAVRKTRVELSSAIVGSGPKNNIVYLEVFATTVCCSLEIIEPHVDIHGGRQFSVRGPELLGKQTTIINDANNSTTTTPPHVVLVPLFAQGHIIPMLDMARLLAQRGVLVTFITTPVNASRIKPIIARVHESKLPINFIEIPFPCAEAGIPIPLGCENFDLLPSPELFLNFFDAIRLLSHPLEQRLRDLVPLPTCMINDMWNLWTANVARSLSIRRLVFHGPFLYYRALVLTDDHDDDVGQSFKVSKAHSSGWSNMPGFEKIRDEVLHAAETVDGVVMNTLDDVELMFVEAYKKVVGKDVWTVGPLCLYDKDDDFSARIVRGNKTAVDQEKLFGWLDSMEENSVLYVSFGTLTQMKVGETLEIGSGLEASGVPFIWVIKDVEKSPAVEEWLEGFEKRMSLRSIVIKGWAPQAAILSHKSVGGFVSHCGWNSTLEAISNGVPMITWPQIADQFLNERLVVKFLRMGIAIGVKKPMFYFGEDEISVSSSDVERAVRGLMGDGQEAQERRIRATEIKGKAIKAMEEGGSSYENITMLVEYIKHA; encoded by the exons ATGGTTGAGCTGCGCTCCCTCGCCGGCAAGAAGAAGACAGGGGTGGAGATTAGCCGGATGGATAGCACGACTCGGGTGGCGTCGGTTGAATTGCATTCCCACGCAGCCGTGAGGAAGACTAGGGTGGAGCTTAGCTCTGCCATCGTTGGAAGCGG GCCCAAGAACAATATTGTGTATCTGGAAGTCTTTGCCACTACCGTTTGTTGCTCTCTGGAGATAATAGAGCCTCATGTCGACATCCACGGTGGTCGACAATTCAGTGTGAGAGGTCCGGAGCTTTTGGGG aaacaaacaaccatCATCAATGACGCCAACAACAGCACTACTACTACACCTCCTCATGTTGTTCTAGTTCCACTATTTGCACAAGGACACATAATCCCCATGCTTGACATGGCACGGCTATTGGCCCAGCGTGGCGTGCTCGTCACCTTCATCACAACACCAGTGAACGCGTCGCGCATCAAACCCATCATAGCCCGCGTGCACGAGTCCAAACTCCCTATAAACTTCATCGAGATCCCTTTCCCCTGCGCCGAAGCTGGCATCCCCATCCCCCTCGGCTGTGAAAACTTTGACCTCCTCCCTTCCCCAGAACTCTTCCTGAACTTCTTCGACGCTATCCGACTCCTCTCCCATCCGCTCGAGCAACGCCTCAGAGATCTCGTCCCCCTGCCGACCTGCATGATCAATGACATGTGGAACCTGTGGACAGCAAACGTTGCACGTTCACTCAGCATTCGCCGGCTTGTCTTTCATGGCCCCTTCTT ATATTACCGTGCCCTGGTTTTGACtgatgatcatgatgatgatgttggtcAGAGTTTTAAGGTTTCTAAAGCGCATTCGTCCGGTTGGTCAAACATGCCTGGTTTTGAGAAGATACGGGATGAGGTTTTGCATGCAGCGGAGACTGTTGATGGGGTGGTTATGAACACTTTAGATGATGTTGAGCTTATGTTTGTGGAGGCTTATAAGAAGGTGGTTGGAAAGGATGTTTGGACTGTTGGCCCATTGTGTTTATATGATAAGGATGATGATTTTAGTGCTAGGATTGTGAGAGGGAACAAGACTGCAGTGGATCAAGAGAAGTTGTTTGGTTGGCTTGATTCTATGGAGGAAAACTCGGTGCTTTATGTCAGTTTTGGCACTTTGACACAGATGAAAGTGGGAGAGACATTGGAGATTGGATCAGGACTTGAGGCTTCTGGGGTTCCTTTCATTTGGGTTATTAAGGATGTGGAGAAGTCCCCGGCGGTTGAGGAGTGGTTGGAAGGGTTTGAGAAGAGGATGAGTTTGAGGAGTATTGTGATCAAGGGATGGGCCCCACAAGCTGCAATACTCTCACATAAGTCCGTTGGTGGTTTTGTTAGTCATTGTGGGTGGAACTCAACGTTGGAGGCAATATCAAATGGTGTGCCAATGATCACTTGGCCGCAGATTGCAGACCAATTCTTGAATGAGAGGTTGGTTGTGAAGTTCCTGAGGATGGGTATTGCTATTGGAGTGAAGaagcctatgttttattttggtgaGGATGAGATTTCTGTTAGTAGCTCTGATGTAGAGAGGGCTGTGAGGGGGTTGATGGGTGATGGACAGGAGGCTCAGGAGAGGAGGATAAGGGCTACAGAGATTAAGGGGAAGGCCATTAAGGCTATGGAAGAAGGTGGCTCTTCTTATGAGAATATAACTATGCTCGTTGAGTACATCAAGCATGCATGA